A single Paenibacillus sp. FSL R5-0517 DNA region contains:
- the mmsA gene encoding multiple monosaccharide ABC transporter ATP-binding protein, whose translation MAGIILEMKNITKTFPGVKALENVNLKVREGEIHSICGENGAGKSTLMKVLSGVYPHGTYEGDILFQGKKCEFKDIKQSEDLGIVIIHQELALIPYLSIAENIYLGNERANRGIVDWKETFVGTRELLSKVGLSENPNTLVSSIGVGKQQLVEIAKALSKKVRLLILDEPTAALNEDDSENLLQLMLEFKKQGIACILISHKLNEVSKVSDSVTILRDGKTIETLDMKKEKVTEDRIISGMVGRDLTSRYPERHATIGEIILEVKDWTVYHEHHAERKVLDQIHMNIRRGEIVGIAGLMGAGRTELAMSIFGKSYGRNISGQLIKNGKPIQNNTVTEAIQNGFAYVTEDRKEYGLILMDDIKRNISLTGLSKLTRNAVVNEREEVLVAEEMKKSMNIKAPSILQKTGNLSGGNQQKVVLSKWIFAGPDILILDEPTRGIDVGAKFEIYTIIHRLAAEGKGVLVISSELPEVLGLCDRIYVMNAGRITGEVSREQASQETLMRYMTKSGGGKHGNDNKTVQK comes from the coding sequence ATGGCCGGAATCATTCTGGAAATGAAGAACATCACCAAGACCTTTCCTGGCGTTAAAGCACTGGAAAATGTCAATCTGAAAGTCCGTGAAGGCGAAATTCATTCCATATGTGGTGAAAATGGTGCAGGTAAATCTACATTGATGAAAGTGTTAAGCGGAGTATATCCACATGGCACGTATGAAGGCGACATTTTATTTCAGGGCAAAAAATGTGAGTTCAAGGATATCAAGCAGAGCGAGGATCTGGGAATTGTCATTATCCATCAGGAGTTGGCCCTGATTCCCTACCTTTCAATCGCGGAAAATATATATCTGGGCAATGAACGTGCCAACAGAGGCATTGTGGACTGGAAAGAAACATTTGTGGGTACACGGGAGCTGCTCTCGAAGGTGGGGCTGAGCGAAAATCCGAATACACTCGTATCCAGTATCGGGGTAGGCAAACAGCAACTGGTCGAAATTGCGAAAGCGCTCTCCAAAAAGGTACGGCTCCTCATCCTGGATGAGCCAACCGCTGCGCTGAATGAGGATGATAGTGAAAATCTGCTGCAATTGATGCTGGAATTCAAGAAGCAGGGCATCGCCTGTATCCTGATCTCGCACAAGCTGAATGAGGTGTCCAAGGTGTCTGATTCCGTGACCATTTTACGGGACGGCAAGACAATTGAGACGTTGGATATGAAGAAGGAGAAAGTGACGGAGGACCGGATTATCAGCGGGATGGTAGGACGTGATCTCACCAGTCGTTACCCGGAGCGTCATGCCACCATAGGTGAAATCATCCTTGAGGTGAAGGACTGGACCGTATATCACGAACATCATGCCGAGCGGAAAGTACTGGATCAGATCCATATGAATATCCGACGTGGTGAGATTGTGGGTATTGCCGGGCTGATGGGAGCTGGGCGCACCGAGCTTGCCATGAGTATCTTTGGCAAATCCTATGGTCGAAATATCTCGGGACAGCTCATCAAGAATGGTAAACCCATTCAAAACAATACGGTCACGGAGGCCATTCAGAATGGATTCGCTTATGTGACAGAGGACCGTAAGGAATACGGACTTATTCTAATGGATGACATCAAGCGCAATATTTCACTGACGGGTCTCAGCAAGCTGACGCGAAACGCAGTAGTGAACGAGCGCGAAGAAGTGCTGGTAGCGGAAGAGATGAAGAAAAGCATGAACATCAAAGCCCCAAGTATTTTGCAGAAGACCGGTAATCTGAGCGGGGGCAACCAGCAAAAAGTGGTGCTGAGTAAATGGATTTTTGCCGGACCGGATATTCTTATCCTGGATGAACCTACACGCGGGATTGATGTGGGAGCGAAATTCGAAATCTATACCATCATTCATCGGCTTGCCGCTGAGGGCAAGGGTGTACTGGTAATCTCATCCGAGTTGCCGGAGGTTCTTGGCCTGTGTGACCGGATCTATGTGATGAATGCCGGGCGAATCACCGGCGAAGTCAGCCGGGAGCAAGCATCGCAGGAAACGTTGATGAGATATATGACCAAGTCTGGAGGCGGCAAGCATGGAAATGATAACAAAACTGTTCAAAAATAA
- the chvE gene encoding multiple monosaccharide ABC transporter substrate-binding protein encodes MKKGAVFIWLLVMTLMLSACNLAESGAGSKEKGYVGISMPTKSSERWVGDGENMVRLFQEQGYKTDLQYAEDVVENQISQIENMITKGVDVMVIASVDGNTLTDVIKKAHDEGIQVISYDRLIRNTPYLTYYATFDNFKVGVLQASYIEQKLGLKDGKGPYNIELFGGSPDDNNAYFFFDGAMSVLKPYIDSGKLVVRSKQMTMSQIATLRWDGALAQSRMDNLLSAYYSGDHLDAVLSPYDGISIGIISSLKGIGYGTSNKPLPVITGQDAELASIKSIVAGEQTQTVFKDTRKLAEKTVEMANSILQGKQAEVNDETSYNNGIKVIPAYLLDPVSVDRTNVEQDIVGTQYYTKEEIGLK; translated from the coding sequence ATGAAAAAAGGAGCAGTGTTCATCTGGCTTCTGGTGATGACTCTGATGCTCTCGGCCTGCAATCTGGCAGAGAGTGGTGCAGGCAGCAAGGAAAAGGGATATGTCGGTATTTCGATGCCAACCAAATCATCAGAGCGATGGGTGGGAGATGGTGAGAATATGGTCCGTCTCTTTCAGGAGCAGGGGTACAAAACCGATCTCCAGTATGCTGAGGATGTGGTCGAGAATCAGATTTCACAGATTGAGAACATGATCACCAAAGGTGTGGATGTGATGGTCATCGCATCTGTGGATGGCAACACACTAACGGATGTCATCAAGAAGGCCCATGACGAAGGAATCCAAGTGATCTCGTATGATCGGCTCATTCGCAATACGCCTTATTTGACCTATTATGCCACGTTCGACAATTTTAAGGTGGGTGTGCTTCAGGCCTCCTACATCGAACAAAAGCTTGGACTCAAGGATGGAAAAGGACCGTATAACATTGAATTGTTTGGCGGCTCTCCAGATGACAATAATGCCTATTTCTTCTTCGACGGTGCGATGTCTGTGCTTAAGCCGTACATTGATTCCGGCAAACTGGTCGTACGCAGCAAGCAGATGACGATGTCTCAGATTGCGACCTTGCGCTGGGATGGTGCACTGGCCCAGTCTCGGATGGATAACTTGCTGAGTGCTTATTACTCAGGTGATCATCTGGATGCGGTGTTATCTCCTTATGATGGAATCAGTATTGGTATCATCTCATCTTTGAAAGGGATCGGTTACGGTACTTCGAACAAGCCGCTGCCCGTTATTACAGGACAGGATGCCGAACTTGCCTCAATCAAATCGATTGTGGCCGGGGAACAGACGCAGACCGTGTTCAAGGATACGCGCAAGCTAGCCGAGAAGACGGTAGAGATGGCCAATAGTATCTTGCAAGGGAAACAGGCGGAAGTTAATGATGAAACATCATATAACAACGGAATTAAGGTTATTCCTGCATATCTCCTGGATCCTGTCTCCGTGGATCGTACCAATGTGGAACAGGATATCGTGGGTACCCAGTATTACACGAAGGAAGAAATCGGACTGAAATAA
- a CDS encoding sensor histidine kinase: MPLRYQLMLLFLLFAIVPSVGLGLLVNWTVERVVERQVEGHTMQLIGKVNEALNSKMENLQNMTYLIAFDPDIDAFMNDNMPLNDDASGERMNKGAIAETEQNQLYGIKQTLQGFTTLYPEIAGIVLVNGSGDYISNEMYPRAEQSLIQENWYREAAANPGIFMVLGQPKERNLTTHVRYKDDEIVSVARSITDEASGRVRGVIMIDLKLRSVSQAARNVTLGKSGYVMVTDAEGQSVYKPEHPLIEHIPAEWFPSGESGTFTAETKGGALLFMYQSSTFTGWRTVGVFPTRDSISEVRQIQFYVVSFVFVVCLFGLSASLWFSRSIAHPIFRLMSYMRRAETGNLRPGRWSDRADEIGMLGNSYNRMLAQIRELISLNELRERQKRDAEMRSLQEHIKPHFLYNTLDTIHWMARKEGADDVSGMVGALSRLFRIGLSKGQDYIPLHSELEHMTSYLQIQQTRYRDRLQYTLNIPEELRDLFVLKLLLQPLIENAIYHGIKGRRGPGHIQVEARLELGRLLLTVQDDGAGMSNGRLAEMLHLLEAPLASLEASSPGITGKSYGMLNVQARLRLSFGDDYGILLESEEGQGTRVTIIHPLMRELPPIPQINNKERQESEWENS, from the coding sequence ATGCCCCTTCGCTACCAGCTAATGCTGCTTTTTTTGCTATTCGCCATTGTGCCCTCTGTAGGACTCGGCCTGCTTGTCAATTGGACAGTGGAGCGGGTTGTTGAGCGACAGGTTGAAGGGCATACGATGCAACTGATTGGTAAAGTGAATGAAGCCCTGAACAGCAAGATGGAGAATCTGCAAAATATGACGTATCTGATTGCATTTGACCCGGATATTGATGCGTTTATGAACGACAACATGCCGTTGAATGATGATGCAAGCGGTGAACGGATGAATAAAGGCGCAATTGCCGAAACGGAGCAAAATCAGTTATACGGCATCAAGCAAACCTTGCAGGGGTTCACAACGTTGTATCCTGAAATCGCCGGGATTGTTCTCGTCAATGGAAGTGGTGACTATATTAGCAACGAGATGTATCCCCGAGCAGAGCAGAGCTTGATCCAGGAAAATTGGTACCGAGAAGCCGCGGCCAATCCGGGCATATTCATGGTGTTGGGTCAGCCCAAAGAGCGTAATCTCACGACACATGTACGGTATAAGGATGATGAGATTGTATCGGTTGCACGTTCCATCACGGATGAAGCGTCAGGGCGTGTGCGAGGCGTTATTATGATTGATCTTAAACTAAGGTCCGTCTCTCAGGCTGCCCGCAATGTGACCTTGGGTAAATCTGGTTATGTGATGGTGACGGATGCCGAAGGTCAAAGTGTATACAAGCCGGAGCATCCGTTAATCGAACACATCCCCGCAGAGTGGTTTCCCTCCGGGGAGAGTGGCACGTTTACCGCCGAAACCAAGGGTGGAGCGTTATTATTCATGTATCAGTCGTCCACCTTTACGGGTTGGAGAACGGTAGGGGTATTTCCCACAAGAGACTCGATATCCGAAGTACGCCAAATCCAGTTTTATGTGGTTAGTTTTGTATTTGTGGTGTGTTTATTCGGACTTAGCGCCTCTTTATGGTTCTCGCGTTCCATTGCCCACCCGATTTTCCGACTCATGTCCTATATGCGCAGGGCGGAGACGGGTAATCTCAGACCAGGCCGGTGGAGCGATCGGGCGGATGAGATTGGAATGCTTGGCAACAGCTATAACCGAATGCTGGCACAGATTCGAGAACTGATATCGCTGAATGAATTGCGAGAACGGCAGAAGCGCGATGCTGAAATGCGAAGCTTGCAGGAGCATATCAAACCTCACTTTTTGTACAATACCCTGGATACAATTCATTGGATGGCACGCAAAGAGGGTGCAGACGATGTATCCGGCATGGTTGGCGCGTTATCTCGATTATTTCGGATCGGGCTTAGTAAAGGACAGGATTACATTCCGCTGCACTCTGAGCTTGAGCATATGACCAGTTATCTGCAAATTCAGCAGACACGATACCGCGACCGGCTTCAGTATACATTGAATATTCCAGAGGAACTGCGGGATCTTTTTGTGTTAAAGCTGCTGCTTCAACCCCTGATAGAGAATGCAATCTATCATGGAATCAAGGGCAGGCGTGGGCCGGGACACATACAGGTGGAGGCCAGATTAGAACTTGGCAGACTGCTGCTGACCGTTCAGGATGATGGAGCAGGGATGTCCAACGGACGGCTTGCCGAAATGCTGCATCTGCTCGAAGCTCCTTTGGCAAGTCTGGAAGCGTCTTCGCCTGGGATCACAGGCAAAAGTTATGGGATGTTGAACGTGCAAGCCCGTCTCCGGCTGTCCTTTGGCGATGATTACGGTATTCTGCTGGAGAGCGAGGAGGGTCAAGGAACTCGCGTGACCATCATTCATCCGTTGATGCGAGAGCTGCCACCCATCCCGCAAATCAATAACAAAGAGAGGCAGGAGAGTGAATGGGAAAATTCATAA
- a CDS encoding DNA alkylation repair protein, translating into MEAENIRTQLLSLAEPEYQKFSAALIPNITNVLGVRLPALRKIAKQIAAGDWRTYLETADDEYFEEVMLQAMVIGHVQADLDELLKAIEAFVPKIDNWSVCDSFCAGLKYTKVHSEPVWAFLQPYLRSEQEYEIRFGVVMLLNFYLDERYIDRVLIALDRIRHEAYYVKMAVAWAISMAYVKQPEVTMRYLNHNTLDDFTYNKALQKITESYRVDPESKQMIRSMKRKVKKRISS; encoded by the coding sequence GTGGAAGCAGAAAATATTAGAACACAATTGCTCAGTCTGGCCGAGCCGGAGTATCAGAAATTCTCGGCTGCGCTTATTCCCAACATCACAAATGTGTTAGGCGTGAGATTGCCAGCCTTACGAAAGATTGCCAAACAGATCGCCGCCGGGGACTGGCGCACGTATCTGGAGACGGCAGACGATGAATACTTTGAAGAAGTGATGCTGCAAGCCATGGTCATTGGACATGTCCAGGCTGATCTGGACGAGCTGCTGAAGGCCATTGAAGCATTTGTACCCAAGATCGATAACTGGTCGGTATGTGACAGCTTCTGTGCGGGACTAAAATATACGAAGGTGCATTCGGAGCCGGTGTGGGCATTCTTGCAGCCGTATCTGAGATCAGAGCAGGAATATGAGATTCGGTTTGGCGTGGTGATGCTGTTGAATTTTTATCTGGATGAGAGATATATTGATCGGGTTCTAATCGCATTGGATCGGATCAGGCACGAAGCTTATTATGTGAAAATGGCGGTCGCGTGGGCCATCTCGATGGCTTATGTGAAACAACCTGAGGTTACTATGCGTTATCTGAACCATAATACCCTGGACGATTTCACGTATAATAAGGCACTTCAGAAAATCACGGAATCGTATCGCGTTGATCCGGAGAGCAAGCAGATGATCCGCAGTATGAAACGTAAGGTGAAGAAGCGAATTTCCTCGTAG
- a CDS encoding response regulator → MELTPDSHVTKKYRVLIADDEPIIREGIRDAIDWEILGMEVVGEAEDGEEALERAADLGVDIVLVDMNMPFLNGIELIRALQQKCPDCRYLIISGHDEFAYAQEAVRLGVEDYILKPVQSEQLHAALERLHQRLTEEHQRTAYVQQAAHQIERNIPLLRQRFMLEWLEGQAAGKDLMEQLEFLRLPAVPPVQIGIVRWPAAEARQTILRENDRQLFLFAVENIISELLADLPHVLFRDVSGLIGICLWQEAPEEIESLLEQQISSCLNIAIHAHLEIHAGTLEETPDTYRHCREQVYEEVRLSPLVRRAKQLIQEEYAERELTLESLASRLQVSAVYLSRVLKKELNDSFVTLVTHARIRKAIQLLDSTTLPMHTIAERVGYDTQHYFSTAFKKTMGISPVQYRKNGGTAYRPSAN, encoded by the coding sequence ATGGAGCTTACACCGGATAGCCACGTCACGAAGAAGTATCGCGTGCTCATCGCTGATGATGAGCCCATCATTCGTGAGGGAATTCGGGATGCAATTGACTGGGAGATACTCGGGATGGAGGTTGTGGGTGAAGCGGAAGACGGTGAGGAAGCACTGGAACGGGCTGCTGACTTGGGCGTGGATATTGTTCTGGTCGATATGAATATGCCATTCCTGAACGGAATCGAACTCATACGTGCTCTACAGCAGAAGTGCCCGGACTGTCGTTACCTAATCATTTCGGGGCATGATGAATTTGCATATGCGCAGGAGGCGGTTCGGCTTGGCGTAGAGGATTACATCTTAAAGCCTGTACAATCAGAACAATTACATGCTGCACTTGAGCGATTACATCAGCGACTTACGGAAGAGCACCAGAGGACGGCTTATGTACAACAGGCAGCCCATCAGATTGAACGGAATATCCCGCTGCTTCGCCAGCGATTTATGCTGGAGTGGCTGGAAGGGCAGGCTGCAGGGAAAGATCTGATGGAACAGCTTGAGTTTTTGCGTCTACCCGCGGTTCCACCTGTGCAGATCGGGATTGTGAGATGGCCTGCCGCCGAAGCTCGTCAGACGATACTGAGAGAGAATGATCGTCAGTTGTTTCTGTTTGCAGTGGAAAATATAATCAGTGAACTGCTGGCAGATCTGCCACATGTTCTGTTTCGGGACGTAAGCGGATTGATTGGCATATGTCTGTGGCAAGAAGCTCCCGAAGAAATAGAGTCCCTTCTGGAACAGCAGATCAGTTCATGCCTGAATATTGCCATTCATGCTCATCTGGAGATACATGCAGGGACACTGGAAGAAACGCCGGATACGTACCGTCATTGCCGTGAACAGGTATACGAAGAAGTGCGGTTGTCCCCTCTGGTTCGCCGGGCAAAACAACTTATTCAAGAAGAGTATGCCGAGCGGGAACTAACGTTGGAATCGCTTGCTTCCCGCCTGCAAGTATCTGCCGTATATCTTAGCCGTGTGCTAAAGAAAGAGCTGAATGATTCTTTCGTGACGCTTGTCACGCACGCTCGCATTCGCAAGGCCATACAGTTGTTGGACTCCACAACATTGCCGATGCACACCATAGCCGAACGTGTAGGTTACGACACCCAGCATTATTTCAGCACCGCGTTCAAAAAAACAATGGGCATTTCGCCAGTACAGTATCGAAAGAACGGAGGAACGGCTTATCGTCCTTCGGCGAATTGA
- the mmsB gene encoding multiple monosaccharide ABC transporter permease, with protein MEMITKLFKNNIRQYGMIIALVVIMLLFEVLTGGLLLKPINITNLILQNSYILVLAIGMVLVIITGHIDLSVGSIAAFVGAVAAIMMVDWQLPAWLAVIASLLVGALIGAWQGFWIAYVRIPAFIVTLAGMLLFRGLTMIVLEGQSISPFPGGFQKISSGFLPDIHFSGFGLVSIIVGLVLTVWYIVNELRERRSQRKYGFEVVSQGLFLLKLIVVAAVTNLFTFVLASYAGIPNILILLFVLIIVYSFVMNRTVMGRHVYALGGNEKAAGLSGVKTKKVTFWVFVNMGTLAAVSGLIFAARLNAATPRAGTNFELDAIAACFIGGASASGGIGTVFGAIIGGLVMGVLNNGMSLIGLGIDWQQGIKGLVLLLAVAFDIYNKNKRSA; from the coding sequence ATGGAAATGATAACAAAACTGTTCAAAAATAATATTCGTCAATACGGCATGATTATTGCCCTGGTTGTAATTATGCTTTTGTTCGAGGTACTGACAGGTGGACTATTACTCAAGCCGATTAATATAACGAATCTGATCTTGCAGAACAGCTACATTTTGGTGCTGGCGATCGGGATGGTGCTGGTCATCATTACCGGACATATTGACTTGTCTGTTGGTTCCATTGCAGCCTTTGTTGGTGCTGTTGCCGCAATTATGATGGTAGATTGGCAGCTTCCGGCCTGGCTTGCGGTTATCGCATCCTTGCTGGTAGGCGCTTTGATCGGGGCATGGCAAGGCTTCTGGATCGCATATGTGCGTATTCCGGCATTTATCGTGACGCTGGCAGGAATGCTTCTGTTCCGCGGCTTGACGATGATTGTGCTGGAGGGACAGTCGATCTCTCCTTTTCCGGGTGGATTCCAGAAAATAAGCTCGGGTTTCCTGCCGGACATTCACTTCTCAGGCTTCGGTCTGGTATCCATTATTGTGGGGCTTGTACTCACCGTCTGGTACATTGTTAATGAACTGCGGGAACGTCGTTCCCAGCGAAAATATGGCTTCGAGGTGGTGTCACAGGGGCTATTTCTGCTCAAGTTGATTGTGGTGGCTGCCGTGACAAATCTGTTTACATTTGTACTCGCGAGTTACGCGGGGATTCCGAATATTCTGATCCTGTTGTTTGTCCTGATCATCGTATACTCCTTCGTGATGAACCGTACCGTTATGGGCCGGCATGTGTATGCGCTTGGAGGTAATGAGAAGGCCGCGGGACTGTCCGGAGTGAAAACAAAAAAAGTAACTTTCTGGGTTTTCGTGAACATGGGTACGCTTGCCGCGGTATCCGGGTTGATCTTCGCCGCACGACTGAATGCCGCTACGCCAAGGGCGGGTACCAACTTTGAACTGGATGCCATTGCGGCCTGCTTCATCGGAGGTGCTTCCGCTTCAGGGGGCATAGGTACGGTATTTGGAGCCATCATTGGTGGTTTGGTTATGGGTGTGCTGAATAACGGGATGTCCTTGATTGGTCTCGGTATTGACTGGCAGCAGGGAATTAAGGGATTGGTACTGCTGCTTGCTGTGGCGTTTGATATTTATAATAAAAATAAAAGATCGGCGTAA
- a CDS encoding LysE family transporter — MNIASFLIYCIVVTFTPGPSNIVILSSTQKVGARQTMNYVWGATLAFGLLLTASAFLNHLLADVLPGILKVMQIVGGIYMVYLAYQIYKMGTTEDAPTQVTGFGNGFIMQFVNPKVVLFTFTVLPSYVLPFYHSSFSSFLFVLLITFIGFLAYSSWVVFGTVFRTLLNRHQKLLSILMALFLLYSAIIVSGLI, encoded by the coding sequence ATGAATATTGCATCTTTTTTAATCTATTGCATCGTCGTCACCTTTACCCCCGGGCCTAGCAATATCGTCATTCTATCGTCCACCCAGAAGGTAGGCGCGCGACAAACGATGAATTATGTGTGGGGAGCTACGCTGGCATTTGGCCTGCTGCTTACGGCATCAGCTTTCCTTAATCACCTTCTTGCCGACGTGTTGCCCGGAATTCTGAAGGTGATGCAGATTGTCGGCGGCATCTATATGGTATATCTGGCGTATCAGATCTACAAGATGGGTACCACTGAGGATGCACCAACCCAAGTTACCGGATTTGGGAACGGTTTTATTATGCAATTTGTCAATCCCAAGGTGGTCTTGTTTACGTTCACGGTCCTTCCAAGCTATGTATTGCCCTTTTACCACAGCTCATTTTCATCGTTCCTGTTCGTATTGCTCATTACCTTCATAGGTTTTCTGGCCTACTCCAGTTGGGTTGTTTTTGGCACGGTTTTCAGAACGTTGCTGAATCGCCACCAAAAATTACTGAGTATTCTCATGGCACTTTTTTTGTTATACTCAGCCATTATAGTATCCGGATTGATCTAA
- a CDS encoding substrate-binding domain-containing protein: MKKMLLVYILLISAFALYVLRFEYTSQVNSSWEDRGLRGDIGETYIMITFQSGLEYWKSPLKGFEDAADALGVTVEYRGATRYDAKEQTMVIEQAIARKPAGIAISAIDPQSLVPAINKAVDADIPVVLFDADAPDSQAYSFLGTDNYKSGVMAADKMAELLGREGEVAVLTLPGQQNHEERTKGFRDTIEERYPSMQVVEVADGHGDAMVSRDETLRMMKERPELAGIFVTEATGGAGAGEAVQTAGGSRHPMQIISFDTNKATLDMIKNGTISATIAQGTWNMGYWSLQYLFHLHHQLTVPAPSSSGENAPLPVMVDTGISVVTRSNVDDYYAK; the protein is encoded by the coding sequence ATGAAGAAAATGCTGCTAGTCTATATTTTGCTAATCTCGGCATTTGCGCTGTATGTGTTGAGATTCGAATATACCAGTCAGGTTAACAGTTCATGGGAGGACCGGGGGCTGCGCGGTGATATCGGAGAGACGTATATCATGATTACATTCCAGTCCGGGCTGGAGTATTGGAAGAGCCCGCTTAAAGGATTCGAGGATGCCGCGGATGCGCTTGGGGTGACCGTAGAATATCGCGGAGCTACCCGGTATGATGCGAAGGAGCAGACGATGGTGATCGAGCAGGCCATCGCTCGTAAACCCGCGGGCATTGCCATATCTGCGATCGATCCCCAATCGCTAGTTCCAGCGATTAACAAGGCAGTCGATGCAGATATCCCTGTTGTATTATTTGATGCGGATGCACCCGATAGCCAGGCCTATTCATTTCTGGGGACAGATAACTACAAGTCCGGTGTAATGGCCGCTGATAAAATGGCTGAACTGCTGGGGCGTGAAGGAGAGGTTGCGGTATTAACCTTGCCTGGACAACAGAATCATGAAGAACGAACGAAAGGCTTCCGCGATACGATCGAGGAGAGATATCCTTCCATGCAGGTCGTTGAAGTTGCAGATGGGCACGGTGATGCGATGGTGTCCAGAGACGAAACACTGAGAATGATGAAGGAACGTCCGGAACTGGCGGGTATTTTTGTGACTGAAGCCACCGGAGGAGCAGGAGCGGGAGAAGCCGTTCAAACTGCCGGGGGCAGCAGACATCCTATGCAGATTATTTCATTTGATACAAATAAGGCTACATTGGATATGATCAAGAACGGGACGATCTCGGCTACAATTGCACAGGGAACCTGGAATATGGGGTATTGGTCACTCCAATATTTGTTCCATCTGCATCACCAGTTGACGGTTCCTGCTCCATCGTCATCCGGTGAAAATGCACCGCTTCCCGTGATGGTGGACACGGGGATCTCTGTCGTGACACGTTCAAATGTGGATGATTACTATGCCAAATAA
- the mgtE gene encoding magnesium transporter — protein sequence MNGPHTKKDFSVEEITEQLLQHVQSRNLPDFYKLVKELHPYDLSLVYKKFPEEETNRFLLLFKPDALADLAETLKLHEQIQLFERLGPERTLEVMQQMDKSDLIRFMHDLPAKRREELLSTMNLDHSAIIRSLLNYPPETAGRIMTDRYRTLLAHETAKEALRQSQGTMHISASSYLYVTDDEGKLVGVVSYRSLALADDKTQVEELMTRRVIHATVDMDQEEAAQLLQRYEFMALPVVDENHRLCGIIQMDDVIDIIMDEASEDLAKMGGGGKDIDFDTKPLVAVRRRLPWLILLLLIGLISGSIVDFFEDTLNQVVALAFFMPMIAGMTGNTGTQSLAVVVRGLIGRKLDKSTVLALIGREIKVGIMIGLVCGLLITVIAYFWQGDWLLGAIIGVSLFFTLVIGTLTGTCIPLLLSRFKVDPAVASGPLITTLNDILSLFIYFGIATRFLDALM from the coding sequence ATGAACGGACCTCATACCAAGAAAGATTTCTCCGTGGAGGAGATCACCGAACAACTCTTGCAACATGTGCAATCCCGGAACCTTCCCGATTTCTATAAATTGGTGAAAGAACTGCATCCCTACGACCTCTCACTCGTATATAAAAAGTTTCCTGAAGAAGAAACCAATCGGTTTCTGCTCCTGTTCAAACCCGATGCTCTGGCGGATCTCGCCGAGACCCTGAAGCTGCACGAACAGATTCAACTGTTTGAACGACTCGGGCCGGAACGAACGCTTGAGGTCATGCAGCAGATGGACAAAAGTGATCTGATCCGGTTCATGCACGATTTGCCTGCCAAACGAAGAGAAGAATTGCTGTCCACCATGAATCTGGACCACTCCGCCATTATCCGGTCCCTGCTTAATTATCCGCCGGAGACGGCTGGACGCATCATGACAGACCGATATCGAACCCTGCTTGCCCATGAGACAGCCAAGGAAGCCTTGCGACAATCGCAAGGCACCATGCATATCTCCGCCTCCAGTTACCTTTATGTGACGGATGATGAAGGTAAACTGGTCGGAGTAGTGAGTTATCGATCCCTTGCCTTGGCTGACGACAAGACCCAGGTTGAAGAACTGATGACCCGACGGGTGATCCACGCAACGGTAGATATGGACCAGGAAGAAGCAGCACAGCTTCTGCAACGCTATGAGTTTATGGCGCTTCCAGTAGTAGATGAGAATCACAGGTTATGCGGGATTATCCAAATGGATGATGTCATCGATATTATTATGGATGAAGCCAGTGAAGATTTGGCCAAGATGGGTGGGGGCGGCAAGGATATCGACTTTGATACCAAACCACTCGTTGCCGTCAGACGCAGACTCCCCTGGCTCATTCTATTGCTGCTGATTGGCCTGATCTCGGGAAGCATCGTGGATTTTTTCGAGGATACACTGAATCAGGTTGTCGCATTGGCATTCTTTATGCCGATGATCGCGGGTATGACTGGTAACACAGGAACGCAATCTCTGGCTGTTGTGGTACGAGGACTAATCGGACGCAAACTCGACAAATCCACTGTACTCGCATTGATTGGTCGGGAGATCAAAGTGGGCATCATGATTGGATTGGTCTGTGGATTGCTGATCACCGTCATCGCTTATTTCTGGCAAGGGGACTGGCTGCTCGGCGCCATTATCGGGGTTTCTCTATTCTTCACTCTGGTGATCGGTACACTGACCGGCACATGCATTCCGCTTCTACTTAGTCGTTTCAAGGTTGACCCTGCTGTCGCTTCGGGTCCGTTAATCACAACATTGAATGATATCTTGTCCCTGTTTATCTATTTTGGGATCGCCACACGTTTCCTCGATGCCTTGATGTAA